The following are from one region of the Flavimobilis soli genome:
- the cysD gene encoding sulfate adenylyltransferase subunit CysD yields MTSTASTITPTTPVAPGPRRLSHLDLLESEAIHIIREVVAEFERPGLLFSGGKDSVVMLHLATKAFWPAPVPFPVVHVDTGHNFPEVLAYRDAEVERLGLRLVVAAVQDYIDDGRLRERADGTRNPLQTQPLLDAITDNRFDAVFGGGRRDEEKARAKERVLSLRDEFGQWDPRNQRPELWNLYNGRHRPGEHVRAFPLSNWTELDVWRYIEREGIELPGLYYAHEREVFDRDGMLLAVGPYSQPRTDAEAASVRTLTVRYRTVGDMSCTGAVESDAATVADVITEVAATRITERGATRADDRISEAAMEDRKKEGYF; encoded by the coding sequence ATGACGTCGACCGCCTCGACCATCACGCCGACCACGCCGGTCGCCCCCGGGCCCCGGCGGCTCAGCCACCTCGACCTCCTCGAGTCCGAGGCGATCCACATCATCCGCGAGGTCGTCGCCGAGTTCGAGCGCCCCGGGCTGCTGTTCTCGGGCGGCAAGGACTCCGTCGTCATGCTGCACCTCGCGACGAAGGCCTTCTGGCCTGCGCCAGTCCCGTTCCCGGTCGTCCACGTCGACACCGGGCACAACTTCCCCGAGGTGCTCGCCTACCGCGACGCCGAGGTCGAGCGCCTCGGCCTGCGCCTCGTCGTCGCCGCCGTGCAGGACTACATCGACGACGGCCGCCTCCGCGAGCGCGCCGACGGCACCCGCAACCCGTTGCAGACTCAGCCGCTGCTCGACGCGATCACGGACAACCGGTTCGACGCCGTCTTCGGCGGCGGCCGCCGCGACGAGGAGAAGGCGCGCGCCAAGGAGCGCGTCCTCTCCCTGCGCGACGAGTTCGGGCAGTGGGACCCGCGCAACCAGCGCCCCGAGCTGTGGAACCTCTACAACGGGCGCCACCGCCCGGGCGAGCACGTGCGTGCGTTCCCGTTGTCGAACTGGACCGAGCTCGACGTCTGGCGCTACATCGAGCGCGAGGGCATCGAGCTGCCGGGCCTGTACTACGCGCACGAGCGCGAGGTGTTCGACCGGGACGGCATGCTGCTCGCCGTCGGCCCGTACTCGCAGCCGCGCACCGACGCCGAAGCCGCGTCGGTCCGAACCCTGACCGTGCGCTACCGCACGGTCGGCGACATGTCCTGCACGGGCGCCGTCGAGTCCGACGCCGCCACGGTCGCCGACGTCATCACCGAGGTCGCCGCGACCCGCATCACCGAACGCGGTGCGACCCGCGCCGACGACCGGATCTCGGAGGCAGCCATGGAGGACCGCAAGAAGGAGGGCTACTTCTGA
- the folP gene encoding dihydropteroate synthase, with amino-acid sequence MSEPAAATTWEALTSSFAPVPPRAPDLVLRGRAVGAAGGAVMAIVNRTTDSFYAPARYADDEAAMDAVARAVADGADIVDVGGVRAGVGPEVGVAEEIERVAPFVARVRAEHPDLIVSVDTWRAEVAREVADAGADLINDTWAGADPHLVEVAGERRLGVVVSHTGGAAPRTDPVDVRFDLPRDASADADPLDAVVADVVATLSAGARRAIACGVPAASVLVDPTHDFGKRTVDSLQLVRRTAALVALGHPVLMALSRKDFVGETLDLPVDERLEGTLAATALAAWQGARVFRTHDVRATRRVLDMVAAVRGEVPPRAPVRGL; translated from the coding sequence GTGAGCGAGCCCGCCGCGGCGACGACCTGGGAGGCGCTCACGTCGTCGTTCGCCCCCGTGCCACCGCGCGCACCTGACCTCGTCCTGCGCGGTCGGGCGGTCGGTGCCGCCGGCGGGGCAGTCATGGCGATCGTCAACCGCACGACCGACTCGTTCTACGCGCCGGCGCGCTACGCCGACGACGAGGCCGCGATGGACGCGGTCGCGCGCGCTGTCGCTGACGGTGCCGACATCGTCGACGTCGGAGGCGTGCGGGCGGGCGTCGGACCTGAGGTCGGGGTCGCCGAGGAGATCGAGCGTGTCGCGCCGTTCGTCGCGCGCGTGCGCGCCGAGCACCCGGACCTGATCGTGTCGGTCGACACGTGGCGCGCCGAGGTGGCGCGGGAGGTCGCCGACGCCGGCGCGGACCTCATCAACGACACGTGGGCCGGCGCGGACCCGCACCTGGTCGAGGTCGCGGGGGAGCGGCGCCTCGGCGTCGTCGTCTCCCACACGGGCGGCGCCGCGCCCCGCACCGACCCGGTCGACGTGCGCTTCGACCTGCCGCGCGACGCGTCCGCGGACGCGGACCCGCTCGACGCGGTCGTGGCCGACGTCGTCGCGACGCTGAGCGCGGGCGCCCGCCGAGCGATCGCCTGCGGGGTCCCGGCGGCCTCCGTCCTCGTCGACCCGACGCACGACTTCGGCAAGCGCACGGTCGACTCGCTCCAGCTCGTGCGCCGCACCGCCGCCCTCGTCGCGCTCGGGCACCCGGTGCTCATGGCGCTCTCGCGCAAGGACTTCGTCGGGGAGACGCTCGACCTCCCGGTCGACGAGCGGCTAGAGGGCACCCTCGCGGCGACCGCGCTCGCGGCCTGGCAGGGCGCGCGCGTCTTCCGCACGCACGACGTACGGGCGACGCGCCGCGTGCTCGACATGGTCGCTGCGGTGCGCGGCGAGGTTCCGCCCCGCGCGCCCGTCCGCGGTCTCTGA
- the fdxA gene encoding ferredoxin, which yields MTYVIAQPCVDVKDKACVEECPVDCIYEGNRSLYIHPDECVDCGACEPVCPVEAIYYEDDVPSEWSDYYDANVHFFDDLGSPGGAAKLGLIEKDHPLVAALPPQGE from the coding sequence GTGACCTATGTGATCGCTCAGCCTTGCGTGGACGTCAAGGACAAGGCGTGTGTCGAGGAGTGCCCCGTCGACTGCATCTACGAGGGCAACCGGTCGCTGTACATCCACCCCGACGAGTGCGTCGACTGCGGTGCGTGCGAGCCGGTCTGCCCCGTCGAGGCCATCTACTACGAGGACGACGTCCCTTCGGAGTGGTCCGACTACTACGACGCGAACGTCCACTTCTTCGACGACCTGGGCTCCCCGGGCGGCGCCGCGAAGCTCGGCCTCATCGAGAAGGACCACCCGCTCGTCGCGGCGCTCCCGCCGCAGGGCGAGTGA
- a CDS encoding DUF3117 domain-containing protein: MAAMKPRTGDGPLEVTKEGRGIIMRVPLEGGGRLVVELTAQEASDLGAALNGVVG, translated from the coding sequence ATGGCTGCGATGAAGCCGAGGACCGGGGACGGACCGCTCGAGGTGACGAAGGAAGGACGCGGCATCATCATGCGCGTCCCGCTCGAGGGTGGTGGCCGGCTCGTGGTCGAGCTGACCGCGCAGGAGGCGTCCGACCTGGGCGCTGCACTGAACGGCGTCGTGGGCTGA
- the dapD gene encoding 2,3,4,5-tetrahydropyridine-2,6-dicarboxylate N-succinyltransferase: MTSRAAWGLGLASIHSDGTVLDTWYPQPRLGSAPAEEDALAAELRALETTDDARGVRRVLVKTEIDLDAAPVDASDVYLRLHLLSHRLVQPHGLDLTGIFGHLANVVWTSFGPCSTVDFETTRLRLSARGPVVVYGVDKFPRMVDYVLPSGVRIADADRVRLGAHLAEGTTVMHEGFVNFNAGTLGHSMVEGRISAGVTVGDGSDIGGGASIMGTLSGGGKEVVTIGERSLLGANAGIGIPLGDDCVVEAGLYVTAGTKVTLVGRTDDDGAPVTVKARELAGRDNLLLRRNSVTGAVEAVDRVGTGIVLNAALHAN, encoded by the coding sequence ATGACTTCGCGCGCAGCCTGGGGCCTCGGACTTGCCTCGATCCACTCAGACGGAACGGTCCTCGACACGTGGTACCCGCAGCCCCGGCTCGGGTCTGCACCCGCCGAGGAGGACGCGCTCGCAGCAGAGCTGCGCGCGCTCGAGACGACGGACGACGCCCGCGGCGTGCGTCGCGTGCTCGTGAAGACCGAGATCGACCTCGACGCGGCCCCCGTGGACGCGAGCGACGTCTACCTGCGTCTGCACCTGCTGTCGCACCGCCTCGTCCAGCCGCACGGCCTCGACCTGACGGGCATCTTCGGCCACCTCGCGAACGTCGTGTGGACGAGCTTCGGCCCGTGCTCGACGGTCGACTTCGAGACGACGCGCCTGCGCCTGTCCGCGCGCGGCCCGGTCGTCGTCTACGGCGTCGACAAGTTTCCCCGCATGGTCGACTACGTCCTGCCGTCGGGCGTCCGCATCGCCGACGCCGACCGCGTCCGCCTGGGTGCGCACCTCGCCGAGGGCACGACCGTCATGCACGAGGGCTTCGTCAACTTCAACGCGGGCACGCTGGGCCACTCGATGGTCGAGGGACGCATCTCGGCGGGCGTGACGGTCGGCGACGGCTCCGACATCGGTGGCGGCGCATCGATCATGGGCACCCTGTCGGGTGGCGGCAAGGAGGTCGTGACGATCGGCGAGCGATCGCTCCTCGGCGCGAACGCCGGCATCGGCATCCCGCTCGGCGACGACTGCGTCGTCGAGGCCGGCCTCTACGTCACGGCAGGCACGAAGGTCACGCTCGTCGGCCGCACGGACGACGACGGCGCTCCCGTCACGGTCAAGGCGCGCGAGCTCGCGGGCCGCGACAACCTGCTGCTGCGCCGCAACTCGGTCACGGGTGCCGTCGAGGCGGTCGACCGCGTGGGCACGGGCATCGTCCTCAACGCGGCGCTGCACGCGAACTGA
- a CDS encoding nitrite/sulfite reductase: MVSTAPARTAAPNGTARPPRNARPNGQWKIDGTTPLNANEELKQADDGLNVRARIEEVYAKHGFASIPGEDLHGRFRWWGLYTQRKPGIDGGRTAQLEPHELEDEYFMLRVRVDGGALTTEQLRVIGEISVDFGRDTADITDRHNIQLHWVRVEDVPEIWRRLEAVGLQTTEACGDVPRVILGSPVAGIAADEIIDPTWAIHEIARRYVGDPTFSNLPRKYKTAITGHPSLDVLHEINDLGLVGVVHPELGPGFDVWVGGGLSAQPRLAERLGAFVREDQVPDVWVGVTSIFRDYGFRRLRNKARLKFLMADWGPQKFREVLETEYLGYRLADGPAPAPAPRSGDHVGVHEQKDGRFYVGAAPYVGRVSGATLVGVADLAEAHGSQRVRLTPHQKLLVLDVPGDDVPAVVAGLRDLGLEAEPSPFRRSTIACTGIEYCKLAIVETKALARDVVTKLEQTLDRGDRTPIALNVNGCPNACARTQIADIGLKGQLVTTDEGVQVPGFQVHLGGGLSAHERDEAGLGRTVRGLKVAADDVADYVERVVRRYDEQHVGDETFSEWALRVDDEDLA, translated from the coding sequence ATGGTCAGCACGGCCCCCGCCAGAACCGCAGCACCGAACGGCACCGCACGGCCGCCGCGCAACGCGCGACCCAACGGCCAGTGGAAGATCGACGGCACCACGCCCCTCAACGCGAACGAAGAGCTCAAGCAGGCCGACGACGGCCTCAACGTCCGCGCCCGCATCGAGGAGGTGTACGCCAAGCACGGCTTCGCGTCGATCCCGGGCGAGGACCTCCACGGCCGCTTCCGCTGGTGGGGCCTGTACACGCAGCGGAAGCCCGGGATCGACGGCGGACGCACCGCCCAGCTCGAGCCGCACGAGCTCGAGGACGAGTACTTCATGCTGCGCGTCCGGGTCGACGGCGGCGCCCTGACTACTGAGCAGCTCCGCGTCATCGGTGAGATCTCCGTCGACTTCGGCCGCGACACCGCCGACATCACCGACCGACACAACATCCAGCTGCACTGGGTCCGCGTCGAGGACGTCCCCGAGATCTGGCGGCGCCTCGAGGCCGTGGGCCTGCAGACGACCGAGGCGTGCGGCGACGTCCCGCGCGTCATCCTCGGCAGCCCGGTCGCGGGCATCGCCGCCGACGAGATCATCGACCCGACCTGGGCGATCCACGAGATCGCGCGCCGCTACGTCGGCGACCCGACGTTCTCCAACCTGCCGCGCAAGTACAAGACGGCGATCACGGGCCACCCGAGCCTCGACGTGCTGCACGAGATCAACGACCTCGGCCTCGTCGGCGTCGTGCACCCCGAGCTCGGGCCAGGCTTCGACGTGTGGGTCGGCGGTGGGCTCAGCGCGCAGCCGCGCCTCGCCGAGCGCCTCGGCGCGTTCGTCCGCGAGGACCAGGTCCCCGACGTCTGGGTCGGCGTCACGTCGATCTTCCGCGACTACGGCTTCCGCCGGCTGCGCAACAAGGCCCGCCTGAAGTTCCTCATGGCCGACTGGGGCCCGCAGAAGTTCCGCGAGGTCCTCGAGACCGAGTACCTCGGGTACCGGCTCGCCGACGGGCCCGCCCCCGCGCCAGCACCGCGCTCGGGCGACCACGTCGGCGTGCACGAGCAGAAGGACGGCCGCTTCTACGTCGGCGCCGCGCCCTACGTGGGCCGCGTCTCCGGGGCGACGCTCGTCGGGGTCGCCGACCTCGCGGAGGCCCACGGCTCGCAGCGGGTGCGGCTCACCCCCCACCAGAAGCTCCTCGTGCTCGACGTCCCGGGCGACGACGTCCCCGCCGTCGTCGCGGGGCTGCGCGACCTCGGCCTCGAGGCCGAGCCGAGCCCGTTCCGCCGCAGCACGATCGCGTGCACCGGCATCGAGTACTGCAAGCTCGCGATCGTCGAGACCAAGGCGCTCGCGCGCGACGTCGTCACGAAGCTCGAGCAGACCCTCGACCGCGGCGACCGCACGCCGATCGCCCTCAACGTCAACGGCTGCCCCAACGCGTGCGCCCGTACCCAGATCGCCGACATCGGCCTCAAGGGCCAGCTCGTCACGACCGACGAGGGCGTCCAGGTCCCCGGCTTCCAGGTGCACCTCGGCGGCGGCCTGAGCGCGCACGAGCGCGACGAGGCCGGCCTCGGCCGCACGGTGCGCGGCCTCAAGGTCGCGGCCGACGACGTCGCGGACTACGTCGAGCGCGTCGTGCGCCGGTACGACGAGCAGCACGTCGGCGACGAGACGTTCTCGGAGTGGGCGCTGCGTGTGGACGACGAGGACCTCGCATGA
- a CDS encoding citrate synthase, whose product MTDTAPDDVTLEVGGVSQELPVVRATEGNDGIVVSSLLRTTGKVTVDPGFMNTASCESQITYIDGDEGILRYRGYPIEQLAEKSTFLEVAYLLINGELPSPTELDAFITRVNRHTLVHEDFRTFMGTFPRNAHPMAVMASAINALSTFYPESLDPFDDDTVELATVLLLAKTRTITSYLHRRAVGEPLLYPDYSRGYVDDFLRMTFAVPYMQYDTDPVVVDALDKLLILHADHEQNCSTSTVRMVGSSHANLYASVAAGINALSGPLHGGANEAVLRMLTDIQKSGDDVDTFMTRVKNKEQGVRLMGFGHRVYKNYDPRAAIVKSKAHAVLQALGVEDEMLDMALRLEEIALNDDYFIERKLYPNVDFYTGLIYKAMGFSPSMFTPLFALGRMPGWIAQWREMMKDPQTKIGRPRQVYTGATARDYVPVENR is encoded by the coding sequence ATGACTGACACCGCACCCGACGACGTGACCCTCGAGGTCGGCGGAGTCTCCCAGGAGCTGCCCGTCGTGCGCGCCACCGAGGGCAACGACGGCATCGTCGTCTCCTCGCTCCTGCGCACCACCGGCAAGGTCACCGTCGACCCGGGCTTCATGAACACCGCGTCGTGCGAGTCCCAGATCACCTACATCGACGGCGACGAGGGCATCCTCCGCTACCGCGGGTACCCGATCGAGCAGCTCGCCGAGAAGTCGACGTTCCTCGAGGTCGCCTACCTCCTCATCAACGGCGAGCTGCCCAGCCCGACCGAGCTCGACGCGTTCATCACCCGCGTCAACCGGCACACCCTCGTCCACGAGGACTTCCGCACGTTCATGGGGACGTTCCCCCGCAACGCGCACCCGATGGCCGTCATGGCCTCCGCGATCAACGCGCTGTCGACGTTCTACCCGGAGTCGCTCGACCCGTTCGACGACGACACCGTCGAGCTCGCGACCGTGCTCCTCCTCGCGAAGACCCGGACGATCACGTCCTACCTGCACCGCCGCGCCGTGGGCGAGCCGCTGCTCTACCCGGACTACTCCCGGGGCTACGTCGACGACTTCCTGCGCATGACGTTCGCCGTCCCGTACATGCAGTACGACACGGACCCCGTCGTCGTCGACGCCCTCGACAAGCTGCTCATCCTGCACGCCGACCACGAGCAGAACTGCTCGACGTCGACCGTGCGCATGGTCGGCTCGAGCCACGCGAACCTCTACGCCTCGGTCGCCGCCGGCATCAACGCGCTCTCCGGCCCGCTGCACGGCGGCGCCAACGAGGCGGTGCTGCGCATGCTCACGGACATCCAGAAGTCGGGCGACGACGTCGACACGTTCATGACCCGCGTCAAGAACAAGGAGCAGGGCGTCCGCCTCATGGGCTTCGGCCACCGGGTCTACAAGAACTACGACCCGCGTGCCGCGATCGTGAAGAGCAAGGCGCACGCCGTGCTGCAGGCCCTCGGCGTCGAGGACGAGATGCTGGACATGGCGCTGCGCCTCGAGGAGATCGCCCTCAACGACGACTACTTCATCGAGCGCAAGCTCTACCCGAACGTCGACTTCTACACGGGCCTCATCTACAAGGCCATGGGCTTCTCGCCGAGCATGTTCACGCCGCTGTTCGCGCTCGGCCGCATGCCCGGCTGGATCGCGCAGTGGCGCGAGATGATGAAGGACCCGCAGACCAAGATCGGTCGCCCGCGCCAGGTGTACACCGGCGCGACCGCCCGGGACTACGTCCCGGTCGAGAACCGCTGA
- a CDS encoding phosphoadenylyl-sulfate reductase has translation MTAASNPLVARRERALAHRAAREQHAAERLARAAAGRVRRSDDELRQVVADGIALLTTPSGAEAGADEVAAWAAEQFGDLLAVACSMADTVLPHLVATYAPWVDVLFLETGYHFPETVGTRDAAEVSMPITVVDVLPERTVAEQDAAHGPRLYERDPALCCQLRKVDPLNRVLGGYEAWVTGVRRDEAPTRAGTPLVTWDAKNGLVKINPLAAWSFDDLLGYATRHGVLLNPLLNDGYPSIGCAPCTRRVAPGEDPRSGRWAGLDKTECGLHT, from the coding sequence ATGACGGCCGCGAGCAACCCGCTCGTCGCTCGCCGCGAGCGTGCGCTCGCCCACCGGGCGGCGCGCGAGCAGCACGCCGCCGAACGGCTCGCCCGCGCCGCGGCCGGGCGCGTGCGCCGCTCGGACGACGAGCTGCGCCAGGTCGTCGCGGACGGCATCGCCCTGCTGACGACGCCGTCGGGCGCCGAAGCAGGGGCCGACGAGGTCGCTGCGTGGGCCGCCGAGCAGTTCGGCGACCTGCTCGCCGTCGCCTGCTCGATGGCGGACACCGTCCTGCCGCACCTCGTCGCGACGTACGCGCCGTGGGTCGACGTGCTGTTCCTCGAGACGGGGTACCACTTCCCCGAGACCGTCGGCACGCGGGACGCCGCCGAGGTCAGCATGCCGATCACGGTCGTCGACGTGCTCCCCGAGCGGACGGTCGCCGAGCAGGACGCCGCGCACGGCCCGCGGCTGTACGAGCGCGACCCCGCCCTGTGCTGCCAGCTGCGCAAGGTCGACCCGCTCAACCGCGTGCTCGGCGGGTACGAGGCCTGGGTCACCGGCGTGCGCCGCGACGAGGCACCCACGCGCGCGGGCACGCCGCTCGTCACGTGGGACGCCAAGAACGGCCTCGTGAAGATCAACCCGCTCGCGGCGTGGAGCTTCGACGACCTGCTCGGGTACGCGACCCGGCACGGCGTGCTCCTCAACCCGCTCCTCAACGACGGGTACCCCTCGATCGGCTGCGCGCCGTGCACCCGCCGGGTCGCCCCCGGCGAAGACCCTCGCTCCGGCCGCTGGGCCGGTCTCGACAAGACAGAATGCGGGCTCCACACATGA
- the dapE gene encoding succinyl-diaminopimelate desuccinylase — protein MTYDTTAPGSAPDPYAVPAPLDLRADVVDLTAAVCDVASVSGDEARLADAVEAALRGYEHLEVLRDGDSVVARTNLGLPRRVVVAGHLDTVPIADRPDQPGTPNVPTWRTVEGDDEVLWGRGTVDMKGGVAVALALAARVGGDLTATADVTWVFYDNEEVAAHLNGLGRLVRGHPGWLAGDFAILGEPTAAGIEGGCNGTLRVEVRVPGVTAHSARSWMGRNAIHDTTPVLARLAAYEPRSVDVDGLVYREGLNAVGIRGGIAGNVIPDECVVTVNYRFAPDLTLAQAEAHVREVFDGYEVTVTDAAGGARPGLTHSLAAEFVEAVLGRAGGAPTAKLGWTDVARFAELGVPAVNFGPGDPLLAHKDDERCPVSQIRTCYDALLSWLTKDTSAS, from the coding sequence GTGACCTACGACACCACGGCACCAGGCTCCGCCCCCGACCCGTACGCCGTCCCCGCGCCGCTCGACCTGCGCGCCGACGTCGTCGACCTCACCGCGGCGGTGTGCGACGTCGCGTCCGTCAGCGGTGACGAGGCACGTCTCGCCGACGCGGTCGAGGCCGCGCTGCGCGGCTACGAGCACCTCGAGGTGCTGCGCGACGGCGACTCGGTCGTCGCACGGACGAACCTCGGCCTGCCGCGCCGCGTCGTCGTCGCAGGCCACCTCGACACCGTGCCGATCGCCGACCGCCCCGACCAGCCCGGGACCCCGAACGTGCCGACGTGGCGCACCGTCGAGGGCGACGACGAGGTCCTGTGGGGCCGCGGGACGGTCGACATGAAGGGCGGCGTCGCCGTCGCCCTCGCGCTCGCCGCACGCGTCGGCGGCGACCTGACGGCGACCGCCGACGTCACGTGGGTCTTCTACGACAACGAAGAGGTCGCAGCCCACCTCAACGGCCTCGGGCGGCTCGTGCGCGGGCACCCCGGCTGGCTCGCCGGCGACTTCGCGATCCTCGGCGAGCCGACGGCCGCAGGGATCGAGGGAGGGTGCAACGGGACGCTGCGCGTCGAGGTGCGCGTCCCAGGCGTCACCGCCCACTCCGCGCGCTCGTGGATGGGCCGCAACGCGATCCACGACACGACGCCCGTCCTCGCCCGGCTCGCCGCGTACGAGCCGCGCTCGGTCGACGTCGACGGCCTCGTCTACCGCGAGGGGCTCAACGCCGTCGGCATCCGCGGCGGCATCGCCGGCAACGTCATCCCCGACGAGTGCGTCGTGACCGTCAACTACCGCTTCGCGCCGGACCTCACGCTCGCGCAGGCCGAGGCCCACGTCCGCGAGGTCTTCGACGGGTACGAGGTCACCGTGACCGACGCCGCCGGGGGAGCGCGCCCGGGGCTGACGCACTCGCTCGCGGCCGAGTTCGTCGAGGCCGTCCTCGGGCGCGCGGGCGGCGCGCCGACCGCGAAGCTCGGCTGGACCGACGTCGCGCGCTTCGCCGAGCTCGGCGTGCCCGCCGTCAACTTCGGCCCCGGCGACCCGCTGCTCGCCCACAAGGACGACGAGCGTTGCCCCGTCTCCCAGATCCGGACGTGCTACGACGCGCTGCTGTCCTGGCTCACGAAGGACACCTCCGCGTCCTAG
- the dapC gene encoding succinyldiaminopimelate transaminase: protein MGLGSLAGIDFPWDLLAPYGARARSHPDGVVDLSIGTPVDATPDVVRQALADASDAHGYPQTYGTPALREAVADWFARRRSATVDPDGVLPTVGSKELVGLLPAMLGLGAGDTVVLPRVAYPTYAVGARLAGADALATDDVADWDGRPDVKLVWVNSPGNPHGAVASVAELRAVVAAARRTGAVVVSDECYAELPWAEDLVRGGVPSLLDPRVCDGDQSGLLVTYSLSKQSSMAGYRAAFVAGDPALVRDLLALRKQIGLIVPAPVQAAMTAALADDAHVAAQRELYLRRRETLVPALTSAGFVIDRSEAGLYLWTRRADSSLGCWDMVDWFAERGVLVAPGAFYGEDGARHVRIGLTASDERIAAAAARLGATESA, encoded by the coding sequence GTGGGGCTCGGTAGCCTCGCCGGCATCGACTTCCCCTGGGACCTGCTCGCGCCGTACGGCGCGAGGGCGCGGTCCCACCCGGACGGCGTCGTCGACCTGTCGATCGGCACGCCCGTCGACGCGACCCCCGACGTCGTGCGGCAGGCGCTCGCGGACGCGTCCGACGCGCACGGCTACCCGCAGACGTACGGCACGCCCGCCCTGCGGGAGGCAGTCGCCGACTGGTTCGCTCGCCGTCGCTCGGCGACCGTCGACCCTGACGGCGTGCTGCCGACCGTCGGGTCCAAGGAGCTCGTCGGGCTGCTGCCCGCGATGCTCGGTCTCGGGGCGGGGGACACGGTCGTCCTGCCTCGTGTCGCCTACCCGACGTACGCGGTGGGCGCGCGCCTCGCCGGCGCGGACGCGCTCGCGACGGACGACGTCGCGGACTGGGACGGGCGCCCGGACGTCAAGCTCGTCTGGGTGAACTCGCCCGGCAACCCCCACGGCGCCGTCGCGTCCGTCGCGGAGCTCCGCGCGGTCGTGGCCGCCGCGCGCCGTACCGGCGCCGTCGTCGTGAGCGACGAGTGCTACGCCGAGCTGCCGTGGGCCGAGGACCTCGTGCGCGGCGGCGTCCCGAGCCTCCTGGACCCGCGCGTGTGCGACGGCGACCAGAGCGGCCTTCTCGTCACGTACTCCCTCTCGAAGCAGTCGAGCATGGCCGGGTACCGCGCCGCGTTCGTCGCGGGCGACCCGGCTCTCGTCCGCGATCTGCTCGCCCTGCGCAAGCAGATCGGGCTCATCGTCCCGGCGCCCGTCCAGGCGGCGATGACGGCCGCTCTCGCGGACGACGCGCACGTCGCCGCGCAGCGCGAGCTCTACCTGCGGCGAAGGGAGACTCTTGTCCCTGCCTTGACCTCAGCCGGGTTTGTCATTGACCGTTCTGAGGCGGGGCTCTACCTCTGGACGCGTCGCGCCGACTCGTCCCTGGGGTGCTGGGACATGGTCGACTGGTTCGCCGAGCGTGGCGTGCTCGTCGCCCCCGGGGCGTTCTACGGGGAGGACGGGGCCCGTCACGTGCGGATCGGCCTCACGGCGAGCGACGAGCGGATCGCCGCGGCGGCCGCGCGCCTCGGGGCGACCGAGAGCGCATAG
- a CDS encoding TIGR00730 family Rossman fold protein, producing the protein MSDDGVFEPGKGYRKGPVLLRGDQIPAQTTDQRLLAKGGGADWVHGDPWRVMRIQSEFVEGFGALAELGPAMSIFGSARTKPGHPDYEIAVEVARGLVEAGYAVITGGGPGIMEAGNKGAKEAGGVSVGLGIELPFEQGMNPFVDLGVNFRYFFARKTMFVKYASGFVVLPGGFGTLDELFEALTLVQTHKVTGFSIVLVDSAYWGPMIEWLRGPVLERGMIREADIDLLKVVDTAEEAVRAVVDRDVQLRDEERQAAEAYAADVAAAQAASEADRTTSA; encoded by the coding sequence ATGAGCGACGACGGAGTTTTCGAACCGGGCAAGGGTTACCGCAAGGGTCCCGTCCTGCTGCGCGGCGACCAGATCCCCGCCCAGACCACCGACCAGCGGCTGCTCGCGAAGGGCGGCGGCGCGGACTGGGTCCACGGCGACCCGTGGCGCGTCATGCGCATCCAGAGCGAGTTCGTCGAAGGTTTCGGCGCGCTCGCCGAGCTCGGCCCTGCGATGAGCATCTTCGGCTCGGCGCGCACCAAGCCCGGCCACCCCGACTACGAGATCGCCGTCGAGGTCGCGCGCGGGCTCGTCGAGGCGGGCTACGCCGTCATCACTGGCGGCGGCCCGGGCATCATGGAGGCGGGCAACAAGGGCGCCAAGGAGGCGGGCGGTGTCTCCGTCGGCCTCGGCATCGAGCTGCCGTTCGAGCAGGGCATGAACCCGTTCGTCGACCTCGGCGTGAACTTCCGGTACTTCTTCGCCCGCAAGACGATGTTCGTCAAGTACGCGTCGGGCTTCGTCGTGCTCCCGGGCGGCTTCGGCACGCTCGACGAGCTGTTCGAGGCGCTCACGCTCGTCCAGACACACAAGGTCACCGGGTTCTCGATCGTCCTGGTCGACTCGGCGTACTGGGGGCCGATGATCGAGTGGCTGCGCGGCCCCGTGCTCGAGCGCGGCATGATCCGCGAGGCGGACATCGACCTGCTCAAGGTCGTCGACACGGCCGAGGAGGCCGTGCGGGCCGTCGTCGACCGGGACGTGCAGCTGCGCGACGAGGAACGCCAGGCTGCCGAGGCGTACGCCGCCGACGTCGCGGCCGCGCAGGCCGCCTCCGAGGCCGACCGCACCACCTCCGCGTGA